The genomic stretch CCGTAAACAAGGGACGGGGGTATCACAACCAAGCGAGAGAGAACTATCTCCACAGCCATAGGCGGTATCCGACTGGGCGTAGCAGTAGAAGCACACGAGTCAGACAAAGGACCTGGAGGGCGGCAGAAGCATAGCCACGTGGAGGACCTCCTCCACCGTGAGACGTGTGTAGACTGGATGTGACAGCAGGGGCACAATCCCCACCGATGCAGCACGTAGGCCACCACCACCGATAGCCTCGAGCACCTCGCCATTGGTCCGGCCGGGCCCAAATCGGGCCCGTGAAGCTCCCGCCGCCATGCTGCAGCAGACGCGGTGTCGTCACCGCCACCCTCATCACAAGCTGCACTTCAGTCCAAGCCTGCCCTGACCCAGATTAGAGAACGGTGATCATTCATTGTGGTAGACCGCTCCATTTTTATGAAGTTTTTGCCAACAATGACGCAGTTCCTCTTCCTGTACTGTATGCTGATTAGTTCACACTAAATTTCCTTCTCCAAGTTTTGCTGATTTGATGCTCAGCATCTACAGTAATGTGGTTGAGTTTCTTTCGGAAGTTCCACTTGACGCATTTGGCTATATATAAGAAACTTGAGTCTGGAACTCTGACTTATTCTTTGCTGAAACGGGAACTCTGATGTTTGCTCTAACAGTTTAGTGCTTAAGACAGACAAGATGTTTGCTACCCTAGATCCTTGAGTAGTGGAGTGGACTGGGTCAGTGCCCCAGTGGGGTGTGTGGGCACTGCGTTGCACGGCTCACCATTTTCTTGTAACATTCTATTAATGACATGACAAACTGAAATAATTCCCAGCTAAAGCTTATGTTGGTGCTAATGGCTCGTGCATGAGCTGATAAGCACTTGGTGGTCTGGAACTGTTTCAGCTTCATTGCATTAAACCCAGCCAACACGGACTCTTCAGTTCTAAGATGCGTCCCTTAAAGGCTTAAACCATGTGGTGCGCTAAAACTAAGCGTAGCCCAAGCCACACAATGAAGAAATTTATCCCAGAGATGCTCACTGTCAGACCACTAATACAACAACCGACTGCCAAACAGAATGTAATTATCGCTCGGGATGACTGGGTGTTGGCACATTATACTAACTGCCAACAAGATGTGAAACAATTCGAAATATATTTAAAGATAAGTTAGACTAGTAGAACTGCAAAGGATTGAATCATTGAAGCATATAAACGTGCAACCTGTTTCTCCCATCCAGAAGTCATGAGTctcagaacaaaaggaaacactaAAGATGGAGTTCACCACAGGACAGTAATGCACCCTTCAGACCTCTCACAATCATCATAGTTGATGGTTGTGATCTGTGAATGCAATCCTCCTTAGAAGTCTTCAGGACTGTCATATCCATCACTCTCAGAATCATTGTCCCACTCTAGACTTTCATTTGCCATCTTCTCGACTATGCTCAGCGTCTTGCCTTCTTCACCTGTCCTTCACTGGCACTTATCTTCTCCTGTAGGGCCCTTTTCTTGATATATTCATAGAGAGTAACATGTATTTCATCCTTCCTGTACTTGTTAGTCACTAGAATGGTAACACTGATTTTGTCCAGGCTGACCCCGTTTGCCACCAGAACGTTCCCTAGCTTGTCGATCCCTTCATCACCCTCGGAGCATTGTATCGTGACACTTTCAAGGAGTGGACATTGAAAGGTCATTCCATCAActggccgattctttgtttctgctcctTCTCCAGCCTTGTGAACCTAGAGACAAACAAGGAATAAATATAAAAAAGGTGACTATTAGTGACTCTTATTAAGCTAATGCAATAATTCTATGCATCGTATGACATACCGATTTTTGAATCAACTTGAGCTTTTCTAGTCTTGGTGAAAGCTGGAGGAAGCGGAGCACAACGAACAAGTCCTCAGTCAAATACCATTTGCCAATCTCAAGAGTTACAAGGCTCTGAAACACTGAACATGTTGGCAGCTCCTTTTCCAACATAACCTTGCATTGAGAGGGTTAGCAGATTATAAAATAATCGGTAGGACAAAGATATTTTGGCATTTCCAAGCACTACGTGAACCATCTACAGGAAAAAAAAAACCATCATGTTTTAAATAAGTAGCAACGAGCCCTATGCTTGTAGAATAGCTGCACCTTGAACTTAGCATGCATATCTTTTTTCCATAAGCATACACACAGCAAGTCCGCAAGTGTTTCACATCTCCATATCAAGCAGAAGACCTTTTGACAGCTAGATTACTCCAAATGCCTTTTTTAGTGTACTACTCTATTCTGATGGATATGCCAAGTTAAATCACGAAACACGCATATTATGCAACTTCAACAATTACTTACTGAAGTTCAGAACAACATACAATATCTGCAGTACTATAAGTAATAAGGAGTAGTATCCTGATCCCATGGATAGTAGGCTGTCATACTAATCATAATACACTAGCATTAAACACCAACAAGCATAACTTGCAAAGAACCTCCAGAAGTAAAACTAACAGCTTCTGATTCAGACACATGACTGCACTTTAACAAAGTAAAGGAAAGCAACACTCAGTAACACACAGACAACCTTTAAGAAGGAAAACTAACAGCTACTGGTCTCAAATCACCTCGAAGACTTGGTCAAATACATTTTTGTTTTTCGAAAATATCAATTGCATCAAGGAAGGAAATTAGCAGTCCATATGATGCTGAAGCTTGCTTGCCATCCATTTGCAAATATCCTTTTGTTCAGAACTATTTTCCAAACAAAATATGGTAGTTCTATCCATCCAGTTTTCATTAAGAATTGACAGGGTTGATGTTTGAGCAAAACAAACTAGAACAGTAACATATAGAACAACTGGCTTGTTTCTATGGAAACATACCTTTATGTCTAAACCAAATAAGGCAAGCTTCTTGGCATGCACAAGAATTTCTGTAAACTTACATCCACCATCAAACGTAGTCCCACGAGCATCTATCTGTGCACTCTCTAGAGTGGGCTGGTCTCTCCAAGAAATATTTTTAAGTTCATAACGCATGCACTCAAAGCTAATCAGATGTGGGGCAGATATTGTAAAACACGGTGGGATATCAATGGAGCCATCAATGGTCAGCTTTTTTAACACCTTGGACTCTATGAGGTTAAGATAGCATAATGAATCTATCAAATGTATGTCTTCAAGGTAAGGGCTGTGAGCAATGAACTTGTTCAAAGATGACTGCTCGAATTCCACATCACGCAGAGTCAACTTTTTGAGAGACGGGAGGTAGATTTCATCTGGTATTACACGTCCAATATGTTCGAGATCATTGCCAGGAGCTCCCCACTGTAAATTCAGCTCCTGAAGTGAGTGGCAGGTGAAAATGCAAGGAGGCAAATGAGTCTTATCATAATCATCAAGTATCACGTCGAGCACTTTAACATTGTGGTTCACTGCATACTTCATCCATCTCCGCATGCCTCTGACGTGTATGCCAGGAAACTCATCCCAATGTAGTTGGAATGTGTGCAAGTCTACATTGGAACGGACGAGCAAACGGTCGTTAACCATACGAGCAAACTTTTTTGCCGTCAAACCCTCAAAATCTTTAGAATCAAGGCGTATAAACTCCATGGCATCCTCATCAGCTGGATTCATAGCAACCCCACCTCAGATTCCTTACCACAAACACCTGTGATGCGTAGACAcattcaacacttcacacttttaATACAAGACAAAAGCCAGAGGCCCTAAGAACTGATATCAAGACTATGCATATTGCTTCGGTATAAAGGTTTTACTTGTTTTCATGATTTTAATGATCTCTAAATTGTGTGGATCATGAAGCAGGGCATTTTTTCGAACAGCACAAGAGTACTTCATTATCTAACAACCTAACAGAATACAAGAAATCTTGACGAGTAATTTTTTGCCGCTAATCAACACAGATCCGGGATTACAAACCATGGAAAGACATTGCCTATAGTATAACTTCTGTGATTTATTCGTTAAAATATATTGACTAGCTCTTTCCATCATTTCAAACTTGTTTAGGTAGCTAGTGTGTCAattcaataataataataacaataaTGAGATTATTTAAGATCTTTTTCGAAGGAAATCGTGGGTATCACTAATGTTTGGTTAAAGGAGCCACTAACTCGTCTTTGTAATGGCCTAATTCGTGGTTGATTAAGCAGAAGTAATAGCTTAGCTAACAAAGAAAGTGTCATTGGTGTGCACTGATAGAAGAAGCTAGACCAGACAGACTCGCAGAATACAAGTGGGAAGATCTACCTTGTGAGCGAGAACAAGATTCTACATTCCTACCCAGCTATGAATAGAAAAACTGCAGGACAATTACCTCGCGTGGCACCTGCTGTGAGGAAGGGAGCGAGGagaatggcggtggcggcggattCTGATTTTTAGGGTAGAGATAGGATAGAGGTTGTGCGGCGTTGGCTATGGCGATTGGCGGGGATGGGGCAGGATTCAGGAAGGCGACTGGATGAGGATGGGGAAAGGGGGTCTTTCTCTCCCATGATTGACGTGCGTGAGCAAAATATTGGCGCCAAAATGTCAGATTAGGCGGGAAAACATCCGCCTGTGCTATAAACGCCCAAGGACGTGGCTAGGGAGTGCGCGGGCACTGTTTTGCTCTCCGCAGTGCTCCCCCTGTCGGAATCAGACAAGCACCTGAAACGGAAAAGGTGCCCTGGACCTTTCCCTTTCTGGATTTTGGCACGCTGGTCGCATAGCACGGGAGTCTAAATTGGCTTGAAGAAAAAAAGACACCCGCGCACCCAGGTCCTCCAAAACCGCTACTCCGTACGTCTCTAGCCCCTGTCCCCACCCCGCTGCTTTTGCAGAGGCCACACATGAAAAACTCCATTGCCTACACCTGGTGGCTGCAGTTTCTTACATAAAAAACACCAGATTAACATAGTAGAAAATAACTGCTCATAAAGGAAGATCGATTAGGAGCTTCTgcttctcctcctctccccaGCAGGTACTGAATAATCTCCCACTCCTCCCTGTAACTTCTTATGCATCCATGTGACTCCTAGATCTAAAAtagtactactagcatgcaaattatATTCTCCCTCCAGAGATCAACTTAGTTTGAAGTTTGAACCGTCGGAAACAGCTTACAGTCTACATCCCCTGTCCCTACAACTAAGCCTGAAGCAGAAACTCCAGGTATTCTTGAAAGAAAATGTAGTTTTCACCCTGAATTGAACAACTACAGGTAGCTGGGTAATGAACTGATACAGGTTAGTTGCTGACACATTTTTCCTGCGAAACAGGTCCATAAAGATGATGTACATCCTAGTACCAACACAGCATTGGTAATATGCATATTATCTGGGATGTAATTTAAGGGCACGAAGAAAAAAATTCAACTTGAAAAGTACAGCAGAGACAAGGAATGTAAGAAACTTGTTCATTATCTTGCTCCTGTGGCAAAATTGGAAGTCTAAATACAAACATTGTTTCGGGTTTTTTAAGCGGAAACATTGTCACAGCTACCACAACGATATTACGCAGATGTTTTGTAGGTGACAAAGTACAAGTCTTGTGCCCTTTATACCTTGTGCTGTGTGTCTTTATACCTTGTGCTGTGTGTCTTTATGTAAAACTACATAAAGAGAGAAATAATTCAGTTAGATGTGATGTTGTATAACAAACATGTATGCATTgtgaatgtagcaaaaaaaaatgttTACTGACATAAGAACTTCTTTTATTGCAGATATGTATGGTCTTGTTAGAGTTGTAGTTTTAAACCTGAATCAACCCGCAGAAACAGATGTGGAAATGCGAAATGAACAAGGAGAACCAGATGTGGAAATGCCAAATCAACAAGGAGAACCAGATGTGGAAATGCAAGAACTTGGAGCAGCAGTTACAGGCCAGATACAATAAGATGAAGTGCCATTGGATGAACCACAATGAGCCTGGTGATGTTGACAGTGAAAATAAGCCCACTACTAGTCATCCAAACAGCAGCACCCTTCCATCTGCTGACACAGGGGATGGGACAAGCCAAATACTTTCTAGTGAAGAATCTGCTAGCGATGACGAGGTTCAGTCTACACAAAGCAATCAGAATCCACCCAAGACCCACTACCCTGGCATGATTTTTGATTTCTGGGAAGCAGCAAAATTACACTACAACAAATATGCAAAACATATGGGTTTTCCATTAAGACCAGCACCTCCTGGAATTATACCTTGGACAAGCAAAAGGAGAAATACATCTTTGTTTGAAACAAGAGTGGCAAGAATGAGGATATAAATAAGCAGGAAGCGCCAGCTGTAAGGCAAAGGAGCCGCATCATAACTAAGAAGACGGACTCCAGGGCCATCTCAGGGTTGAGGAAAAGCGGTTAAATGGCATGTAACTATGTTCGTAGAGGAGCATACAAACGAAACGATTAAAACAATATCGTTCGAGAGATACGCAGGTCACACAGAGGTATCCCCATAGACAAAaatgattttatcaagtttttgcACAAAGTACATCCTATAAAAGTAAGTTCTTACGATTTGTGCCCCAGTGGCTAGATCTTATTAACTTTTGAAGTAGAAAGAAAAAGAATTGCCTCCAGTATATGTAACATTAAGAACTTACTCCAGTGCAAAAATAGAAGTACCAAAATAGACTATGAAGAAACCATGAACATGTTTATCCATGGTGAACTATAAGAACATCTATCAGAACTAAGATATTACATCCATCAGAACTACATGATGACATATTCTGGCAtgaaaataaataagaaaatgAAACTACATCCTTTTAAAACTGAAAAAAGAACTACATCATGAATGAGAAGTCAAAAACTACATCATGTTTAGATAAGTACATACTGGTAGAAACAGTTTGCATGTATAATTGCATCCTAATAATTAGAATTTTGCAAACTATTTACATCCTAGAAAGTAGAATTTTGCACATTAGTTTGTATGTATATTAAAACTACATCCTAATAACTAGAATTTTTCATACTATTTACATAGTATTTTTAATCCAAAATGCCAATAAACAATGTTGTGAATTACAACATAAATTATGCAATGAAAGATACagtttgcataaaaattattacatCTTGAATATTAAAAAGTACATCATAAGAGGGAAAGACTTAATAATGGTTAGTTGGTTACACCGTAAACTAGTGAATTTCATGAACTAAATTATTTTGGATCCCGAACGCTGTAAACTACACCCTGAATATTAAAGTTTCATCCATGAAATTGCAGTTTCCAGAATAAGTTACATCATAACCTAATGAATTTCATATAGAACATTTTTTGTGCATCCCAAAGTCACCCCTGAATATTAAAGTTTCATCCTACAGAAGCTACATCCTTAAAATTGCAGTttccaaaaaatatttaaaaagctACATCTTGTGTgccaaaaaaaatgtacataaaAGCATAGCCAGTTAGCCACGATGATTAATACCATGATACATGCTTAAGAACACACACAAGTCTAGTTACATCCCTGTCCCTCAATAGTTGTACTCATGAACACAAACACGCTGAACTGACCAAAACGTAACCTAAACACAGACAGATATTAATATGGCCCAAATAGAAAGTCCTCTCACCTTGATCTGTGGACGAACTTGTCCCTCTGTAGTTGTACTAACGAATCGCTCAAGCTACAATTTCAGATTCCCTTCCAAAATCAACCTAGATCAAATGATAGAAACATCCGATTATATCGAGATTTTAGTGTTCTATAGATGCAAAATCTCCCAGCGAAAAACACACATAGGAGGCCGCAGGGGACTCACTGCCATCGAAGCAAACCGAACTGCGAAAATCAATCGGGAACCCTACCTGAACGAAAATAAGGACAACAGACTGAGATCCACCTAGCAGAACCCTTGTGAAGCCTTGCAGCCGATAACCAGCTCTGCTTCCCAGGCTCCCACACCCGCCGGTACCGTTGCCCCACAGACGTGCGAAGCAACCATGGATTCTGCATCATGTATTAGAGGCTTAGAGCGAACAGTCTGGTACTGGTAGGGCAAAAAACTGAGTCGTGAGACGCATGAGTGCATGTGCAAGTACAAAATTCTTGAAGTTATATTCATGCGAGCATAATCAGGGTGTAAAATTTGGGCAATAACTACATCCTGGTAGAAACGACTACAtccatttcgcaaattttaatctTTAAACTCCATCTTGTTGATGCGAAAAAATATCAGAAATCCCTATTGTCTAATAATCTAACCATAACTTCAGAGCACAAAAATACATCCTATGAGTACAATACTACATCCGTATGAGCAATCCCTTGCACATTTTAATCGTGAAAATGCATCctgttgaagcaaaaaaaaatgctTACTGTCTAATCTGCGGCTGCGCCCGCGACGGAAGGGCGAAGATGGCGCCCACGACGACTTTCTGGAGCACGAACCATACCGCGCCGGAGGTTAGACACCAGCACCATACGAGGGCGGGCCAGGGACCGAGGTCGACCCGAACGCGGAAGGAGgtcttcggcggcggcgacgacgtcgaTGTCTTCAAGGGTGGGCATGGAGGCAGAGGGAGGCGAGAACCACCCACTGATCAAGGCGGCGGGCTCGGCGTCGGAGGCCGGGAAGAAGGCGGAGGGCAGGGGCGCAGGGCGCGGCGGCCGGGGCTGGCGCATGCCTTCTCCAGGGCACGGCGGATCGCGTGGGGGCCGTCGGCAGCCATCCCTCCCGTCTCCTGTGTCCTGTGTGTGTGCCCGTGAGAGATGAAGGGGATTGTGCGTGCGTGTCACGTGGTCCTACCTGCCCCGCAGCGAGTGAGCCGTGTGATCGTTGATCGGACGGACGTGAAAGGTGAGCACCGCGTAAGACAAGACAGTGCCCACGCAATAATTAGATTTTGCGAACGCCCAAAAGGACGACCAAATAGTCGTCAAAATCAAAGTTTTGATAATAAACAGACAACTTCGATTTATCGTAGGGAATTTATAAGGATAATTTCGAATCCAAATTGAGTCGGCAACTCGATAAACAAAAAGAACAGATTTCAATGAGTAGAGCCGCCGGAACAgatcacactagtggaaaacagggcttccgtgggagccttttgtcgcgggcgcgcctgcacccgcgacaaatggcctggccacgtcgccccgaaaccatgtggagcgcgcggaggcttttgtcgcggccttttgtcgcgggccgtattacgacccgcgacaaaagggttaggagcgacgtggctcaccctttgtcgcgggtcgtaatacggcccgcgacaaaatgtccccccccctatatatatagaagcagccagccacccccccccccccacctcattttttccttggtggtgaaggtggaggtgtatgctagctcattttttctacatgtgcacaagaggtgtttgatggaatgcttgtgagagggatgccacttggttttatttgataagatttctcctttttttgatcctaaaaggttagcaactattttctcgactatatatatatatgcatagtccgtacaatactaattttagcaaggtgattgcatccgatacatatataattgtacttatgatgcggatgagtcatccatggatgtacgtgaaccgatgtgcccccgctttcggagagggcgtgaattctttcctcgcttgtggccgaggccaacaagtcgaagcaaggttttatgtgctgtccatgtctaaaatgtaagaacgagaaggattactcttgctcaagagacattaagagccacccgcttcggtttggattcatgtccagctataatgtttggaccaagcacggagaagaaggggttatgatggaagacggcgatgaggaagaagataatgatgaccaagcaccgatctatgttctccgaatgctttgataccgcaatggacgacaatgaagaagaaggaggtgaagaacgagcatcggatgatcccgttgatgatgatcttcgtcgggccatttcgatgcaagaagagactcgtggcacggataaggagaggttgcggttcgacaagatgttagaggaccaccacaaattgttgtacccgaggttgtgaagatgggcatagaaagtctgggtagcatattggaattgcttgaaatggaaggcagaggtcggtgtgactgactcgggatttgagaaattgatgataatattaaagaagtctgtttccaagaaataatgaat from Lolium rigidum isolate FL_2022 chromosome 4, APGP_CSIRO_Lrig_0.1, whole genome shotgun sequence encodes the following:
- the LOC124647820 gene encoding putative F-box/LRR-repeat protein At3g42770, which encodes MNPADEDAMEFIRLDSKDFEGLTAKKFARMVNDRLLVRSNVDLHTFQLHWDEFPGIHVRGMRRWMKYAVNHNVKVLDVILDDYDKTHLPPCIFTCHSLQELNLQWGAPGNDLEHIGRVIPDEIYLPSLKKLTLRDVEFEQSSLNKFIAHSPYLEDIHLIDSLCYLNLIESKVLKKLTIDGSIDIPPCFTISAPHLISFECMRYELKNISWRDQPTLESAQIDARGTTFDGGCKFTEILVHAKKLALFGLDIKVMLEKELPTCSVFQSLVTLEIGKWYLTEDLFVVLRFLQLSPRLEKLKLIQKSAGEGAETKNRPVDGMTFQCPLLESVTIQCSEGDEGIDKLGNVLVANGVSLDKISVTILVTNKYRKDEIHVTLYEYIKKRALQEKISASEGQVKKARR